Proteins co-encoded in one Acidovorax sp. 69 genomic window:
- a CDS encoding CHASE3 domain-containing protein, giving the protein MNLQENTRRWLPKVRKMALSLPMALLAAMVLVGINETGHMRSQDAVEQMAQGQATRGDVNILLQGMLDAETGQRGYLLTGNETYLEPYDKAVANVQTNMDRLRNQFMGSPDDMQEFALLSRQISRKLAEMELSLRLRRQGNEDAWKFILNTDVGKEHMEAIRKHAQELIARSDARMAHGREQIEQSLMLSRIGIATVTAIGLLAFYMYLRQAQALLLVNQREQELLERERDRLEGLVRDRTATLSELANHLQQVREEERGHLARELHDELGALLTAAKLDVARLKSKIDVTAPDISERLKHLTETLNSGIALKRRIIEDLRPSSLSNLGLTAALEILTREYAERAGIEVETSLEPVQLPDAAQLTVYRMVQEALTNVGKYAKAQKVLVSVHAYPTHVSVQVRDDGVGFDPATVRPTSHGLAGMRHRVEAAGGRLSLTSRPGNGTLLSAVLPLQRAPAEPHKTVAAHGV; this is encoded by the coding sequence ATGAATCTCCAAGAAAACACCCGGCGCTGGTTACCAAAAGTCCGCAAGATGGCATTGAGCCTGCCCATGGCGCTGCTGGCAGCCATGGTGCTGGTGGGCATCAACGAAACGGGGCACATGCGCTCTCAGGATGCCGTGGAGCAGATGGCACAAGGGCAGGCCACCCGTGGCGATGTCAACATCCTGCTGCAGGGCATGCTCGACGCGGAGACGGGCCAACGGGGGTATCTGCTCACCGGCAACGAGACCTATCTGGAGCCCTATGACAAGGCCGTAGCCAATGTGCAGACCAACATGGATCGGCTGCGCAACCAGTTCATGGGTTCTCCAGACGACATGCAGGAGTTCGCGCTGCTGTCGCGGCAGATCTCGCGCAAGCTCGCTGAGATGGAGCTGAGCTTGCGGTTGCGCCGCCAGGGCAATGAAGACGCGTGGAAATTCATTTTGAACACCGACGTCGGCAAAGAGCACATGGAGGCTATCCGCAAACATGCCCAAGAGCTGATTGCACGCAGCGATGCACGCATGGCGCACGGTCGCGAGCAAATCGAGCAATCCCTGATGCTCTCGCGCATTGGCATTGCCACTGTCACGGCAATTGGACTGCTGGCGTTTTACATGTACCTGCGCCAGGCGCAGGCCCTGTTGCTTGTCAATCAGCGTGAGCAGGAGCTTCTGGAGCGGGAGCGAGACCGCCTGGAAGGTCTGGTCCGGGACCGCACGGCCACGTTGTCGGAGTTGGCCAATCACCTGCAACAGGTGCGCGAGGAGGAGCGCGGACATCTGGCGCGCGAACTGCACGATGAACTGGGTGCCCTGCTGACGGCGGCCAAGCTGGACGTTGCGCGCCTCAAGTCCAAGATCGATGTCACGGCCCCTGATATCTCCGAGCGCCTCAAACACCTGACCGAGACGCTCAACAGCGGCATTGCGCTCAAGCGCCGGATCATTGAGGATTTGCGTCCATCGTCGTTGTCCAATCTGGGGCTCACCGCTGCGCTCGAAATTTTGACGCGGGAGTATGCCGAGCGCGCGGGCATTGAGGTGGAGACCAGCCTGGAGCCCGTCCAGTTGCCTGACGCGGCGCAACTCACGGTGTATCGCATGGTCCAGGAGGCATTGACCAACGTTGGCAAGTACGCGAAGGCGCAGAAGGTGCTGGTGTCGGTGCATGCCTATCCGACCCATGTGTCGGTCCAGGTGCGTGACGATGGCGTGGGATTTGACCCTGCCACCGTCCGCCCTACGTCCCACGGACTGGCGGGGATGCGCCACCGGGTGGAGGCCGCTGGCGGGCGCCTGTCTCTCACGTCCCGGCCTGGCAATGGCACCCTGTTGTCTGCCGTGTTGCCACTGCAGCGCGCACCGGCGGAGCCGCACAAGACGGTAGCCGCTCACGGCGTCTGA
- a CDS encoding response regulator transcription factor, which produces MIKIGIVDDHAIVRSGLRQFLSEHVDLRVEGEAANGREAIDLVRNKEIDVLLMDLSMPGQSGLDALAMLRAKAPDMGILILSGYPEEHYAINLIRQGASGYLNKECEPSEIVEAIRTIALGRRYLTPAVAELLAQQLNRKDDAPPHEQLSEREFQVFLKLAKGETAGDIAKALSLSVKTVSTYRTRLMEKMSLSSNSDLTYYALKNRLID; this is translated from the coding sequence ATGATCAAAATCGGCATTGTGGATGACCATGCGATTGTTCGCTCCGGGCTGCGGCAGTTCCTGTCTGAACATGTAGACCTGCGGGTGGAGGGTGAGGCGGCCAATGGCCGCGAAGCCATCGACTTGGTGCGCAACAAGGAAATCGACGTACTGTTGATGGACCTGTCGATGCCCGGTCAAAGCGGGCTCGACGCGCTGGCCATGCTGCGCGCCAAGGCCCCCGACATGGGCATCCTGATTCTGAGCGGCTACCCCGAAGAGCACTATGCGATCAACCTGATTCGCCAAGGTGCGAGCGGCTACCTGAACAAGGAGTGCGAGCCTTCGGAAATCGTGGAAGCGATTCGCACCATTGCTCTGGGCCGCCGCTACCTGACCCCTGCCGTGGCCGAATTGCTGGCGCAGCAGCTGAACCGCAAGGACGATGCACCACCCCACGAGCAACTGTCGGAACGCGAGTTCCAGGTGTTCCTCAAACTGGCCAAGGGCGAAACCGCAGGTGACATTGCGAAAGCCCTGTCGTTGAGTGTCAAGACCGTGAGCACTTACCGCACGCGACTGATGGAAAAAATGAGCTTGTCGTCCAACAGCGACCTGACCTACTACGCGCTCAAGAACCGCCTGATTGACTGA
- a CDS encoding DUF1328 domain-containing protein produces MLHYAVVFLVIALIAALFGFGGIAAGAVGIAKILFFVFVIMAVVTFVLGLLKKG; encoded by the coding sequence ATGTTGCATTACGCAGTTGTCTTTTTGGTGATCGCGCTGATTGCCGCCCTCTTCGGCTTTGGCGGTATTGCTGCCGGTGCCGTGGGCATCGCCAAGATCCTGTTCTTCGTGTTCGTGATCATGGCCGTTGTGACCTTTGTACTGGGGCTGCTCAAAAAGGGGTGA
- a CDS encoding response regulator has product MKLRTYIVEDNATIRENLIGTLEELASVEAVGVAETEDEGKNWLSTHSEQWDLAIVDLFLRQGSGLGVLAACRTRRPGQKMVVLSNYATPDVRMRCAQLGVDAVFDKSNEIDALVDYCVLHSSRPGAWIPAVRCYRPRARHRDTSHRRVFVRRALSSHSPPC; this is encoded by the coding sequence GTGAAGCTGCGCACCTACATTGTTGAAGACAACGCGACCATCCGCGAGAACCTGATTGGGACTCTGGAAGAGTTGGCGTCGGTCGAGGCCGTAGGGGTGGCAGAAACCGAAGATGAGGGCAAGAACTGGCTGTCCACGCACAGCGAGCAATGGGATCTGGCCATCGTCGATCTTTTCTTGCGCCAGGGAAGCGGTTTGGGTGTGCTGGCGGCCTGCCGCACGCGCCGTCCCGGCCAGAAAATGGTGGTGCTGAGCAACTACGCAACGCCTGACGTGCGCATGCGCTGCGCTCAGTTGGGAGTGGATGCGGTTTTTGACAAATCCAACGAAATTGATGCGCTGGTGGACTACTGTGTGCTGCACAGCAGCCGCCCTGGGGCCTGGATTCCGGCAGTCCGCTGCTATCGTCCTCGGGCTCGCCATCGTGACACCAGCCACCGCCGTGTGTTTGTGCGGCGGGCTTTATCTTCCCACTCCCCACCCTGTTGA
- a CDS encoding alpha-E domain-containing protein, with protein sequence MLSRTADHLFWMARYTERAENTARMLDVNYQSALLPQSTAVATLGWQGLLSISELLPAYTAQYGEVTQANVLHFMVKDPANTSSIVACLQAARENARAVRGALNTEAWEILNQTWLEVNRMIASGALESDPARFFEWVKFRSHLSRGVTVGTMLQDEALHFMRLGTFLERADNTARLLDVKFHAVQSDFFGAATAQDQDYDFYHWSAILLSVSGFETYRKVYRDVITPERVADLLILRADMPRSLHACVQEVMGNLDMLGSGQSAETQRHAGRLLAHLKFARIDEILANGLHAYLTQFLERVNDLGARISRDFLVPSTA encoded by the coding sequence ATGCTTAGCCGCACTGCAGACCATCTTTTCTGGATGGCGCGATACACCGAACGCGCCGAGAACACCGCCCGCATGCTGGATGTGAACTACCAGAGCGCGCTGCTTCCACAATCCACCGCCGTGGCGACGCTGGGCTGGCAGGGCCTGCTGTCCATCAGCGAACTGCTGCCCGCCTACACCGCCCAGTATGGAGAGGTGACGCAGGCGAACGTGCTGCATTTCATGGTCAAGGACCCCGCCAACACGTCGTCCATCGTCGCCTGCCTGCAGGCTGCGCGCGAGAACGCGCGGGCCGTGCGTGGCGCGCTCAACACCGAAGCCTGGGAGATATTGAACCAGACCTGGCTGGAAGTGAACCGCATGATTGCCAGCGGTGCACTGGAGAGTGACCCGGCCCGCTTCTTTGAATGGGTGAAGTTCCGCTCACACCTGTCGCGTGGCGTCACCGTGGGCACGATGCTGCAGGACGAGGCGCTGCACTTCATGCGCCTGGGCACTTTCCTGGAGCGGGCCGACAACACGGCGCGCCTGCTGGATGTGAAGTTCCATGCCGTGCAGAGCGATTTTTTTGGTGCGGCCACAGCGCAGGACCAAGATTACGACTTCTACCACTGGAGCGCTATTTTGCTGAGCGTTTCAGGCTTTGAGACCTATCGCAAGGTCTACCGGGATGTGATCACTCCCGAACGCGTGGCCGACCTGCTCATCCTGCGTGCCGACATGCCACGCTCGTTGCATGCCTGCGTGCAGGAGGTGATGGGCAACCTGGACATGCTGGGCAGTGGCCAGTCTGCCGAGACCCAACGGCATGCAGGGCGGTTGCTGGCCCACCTGAAATTCGCGCGCATTGACGAAATTTTGGCCAACGGCCTGCATGCCTATCTCACGCAGTTTCTGGAACGGGTCAACGACCTGGGCGCGCGGATCAGTCGGGATTTTCTGGTGCCATCGACGGCGTGA
- a CDS encoding BON domain-containing protein, producing MKYARALAFAAVAGITIVTATGCSVAREQQTMGSYVDDAGITTAVKAKMAEDKNVSATSISVETLNGTVQLSGFAKSQMEKNQAENIARNTKHVREVRNSIVVRP from the coding sequence ATGAAATACGCACGTGCCCTCGCTTTCGCCGCTGTCGCCGGCATCACCATCGTCACGGCCACCGGCTGCTCGGTAGCCCGCGAACAACAGACCATGGGTTCTTATGTGGATGACGCTGGCATCACCACCGCCGTGAAGGCCAAGATGGCCGAAGACAAGAACGTGTCAGCCACCTCCATCAGCGTGGAGACGCTCAACGGTACGGTGCAGCTCTCAGGCTTTGCCAAGTCACAAATGGAAAAGAACCAGGCAGAAAACATTGCGCGCAACACCAAGCATGTGCGCGAAGTGCGCAACAGCATCGTTGTGCGCCCCTGA
- a CDS encoding HesA/MoeB/ThiF family protein, with product MTDDQLLRYSRHILLDEMGIEGQERVMAAHALIIGAGGLGSPAALYLASAGVGRITLVDDDVVDLTNLQRQIAHTTARVGMPKVQSAAEAMAAINPEVRVTGLQARVDAAALDGLVRDATVVLDCSDNYATRHAVNAACVRHGKPLVAGAVIQFDGQITVVDPRDAQSPCYACIFPPDADFEEARCSTMGVFAPLVGVVGAMQAAEALKLLAGIGQSLSGRLLMLDGRSMEWNTMRVQRNLHCPACVAR from the coding sequence ATGACCGACGACCAGCTTTTGCGCTACTCCCGCCACATCCTGCTTGATGAGATGGGCATCGAGGGGCAGGAGAGGGTGATGGCCGCCCATGCCCTCATCATCGGTGCGGGAGGCCTGGGATCCCCTGCGGCGCTTTACCTTGCCTCTGCGGGCGTGGGGCGCATCACGCTGGTCGATGACGATGTGGTGGACCTCACCAATCTGCAGCGCCAGATTGCGCACACCACGGCACGCGTGGGTATGCCCAAGGTGCAGTCTGCTGCCGAGGCCATGGCCGCCATCAACCCGGAAGTCCGGGTGACGGGGCTGCAAGCGCGGGTGGACGCAGCGGCCCTCGATGGTCTGGTACGGGACGCTACGGTGGTGCTCGATTGCAGTGACAACTACGCGACGCGCCATGCCGTCAACGCCGCCTGTGTTCGCCACGGCAAGCCCCTCGTGGCTGGCGCCGTGATTCAGTTTGATGGGCAGATCACGGTCGTTGATCCGCGCGATGCGCAGTCCCCGTGCTACGCCTGCATCTTCCCGCCAGATGCTGATTTCGAAGAGGCGCGATGCTCCACGATGGGCGTGTTCGCCCCGCTGGTCGGTGTGGTGGGGGCCATGCAGGCTGCCGAAGCGCTCAAGTTGCTGGCGGGTATCGGGCAATCTCTGTCTGGTCGGCTCCTGATGCTTGACGGCCGCTCCATGGAGTGGAACACCATGCGCGTGCAGCGCAATCTCCACTGCCCGGCGTGTGTGGCACGGTAG
- a CDS encoding putative zinc-binding metallopeptidase: MRVFNCDHCGHLVFFDSVQCLHCGSALAFLPDVLTMAALVPAPQDGADLWRCRGARGSADYSGRLYRLCRNHTEHQACNFGVPANDYTELCVSCRQTRVMPDLTEAANLGRWMQIETAKRRLFYSLARLGLEPAPGRVGPVFEFLAEVPGGPPVLTGHHSGTITLNVAEADDDERARRRIALGEPYRTLIGHLRHESGHFYWDQLVRDGGCLDDFRRVFGDERQDYAAALESHYAKGNDLGEWAECHVSAYASAHPWEDWAETWAHYLHLTDLLETSASYATEVTIPGIYGAQRSRAVDPFGTPAPDFNTMLQHLVPLTLLLNSLTRSLGQPDAYPFALAERALAKLRFVHDVVRAAGQRPAAAASAVTEAPTPATALQPVLKKSSKNSPKDGR, from the coding sequence ATGCGGGTATTCAATTGCGACCATTGCGGTCATCTCGTCTTCTTCGACAGCGTGCAATGTCTGCACTGCGGCAGCGCGCTGGCCTTCCTGCCTGATGTGCTGACAATGGCGGCTCTTGTGCCAGCGCCGCAGGACGGAGCCGATCTGTGGCGGTGCAGGGGCGCGCGGGGCAGTGCCGACTACAGCGGTCGCCTGTACCGCCTGTGCCGCAACCACACAGAGCACCAGGCCTGCAACTTTGGGGTGCCCGCCAACGACTACACCGAACTGTGCGTCTCCTGCCGGCAGACGCGGGTGATGCCCGATCTGACCGAAGCCGCCAATCTTGGCCGCTGGATGCAGATCGAGACCGCCAAGCGGCGCCTGTTCTACAGCCTGGCACGCCTGGGCCTGGAGCCTGCTCCCGGGCGCGTGGGGCCCGTGTTCGAATTTTTGGCCGAAGTGCCGGGCGGCCCGCCGGTGCTGACGGGCCACCACAGCGGAACCATCACACTCAATGTGGCCGAGGCGGACGACGACGAGCGCGCCCGCCGCCGCATTGCACTGGGTGAGCCCTACCGCACGCTGATTGGTCACCTGCGCCATGAGTCCGGCCACTTTTACTGGGACCAACTGGTGCGCGACGGCGGGTGCCTGGATGATTTTCGCCGCGTGTTTGGCGACGAGCGCCAGGACTATGCAGCCGCGCTGGAGTCCCACTACGCCAAGGGCAATGACCTGGGCGAGTGGGCGGAATGCCATGTCAGCGCCTATGCGTCCGCCCACCCATGGGAAGACTGGGCCGAGACCTGGGCCCACTACCTGCATTTGACCGACCTGCTGGAAACCTCGGCCAGCTACGCCACCGAGGTCACGATCCCTGGTATCTACGGCGCGCAGCGCAGCCGCGCTGTCGATCCGTTCGGCACGCCGGCGCCCGATTTCAACACCATGCTGCAGCACCTTGTGCCGCTGACGCTGCTGCTCAACAGCCTTACCCGCAGCCTGGGCCAGCCCGATGCCTACCCCTTTGCACTGGCTGAGCGGGCGCTAGCCAAGCTCCGTTTCGTGCATGACGTAGTGCGCGCTGCGGGCCAGCGTCCTGCCGCAGCCGCGTCCGCGGTGACTGAGGCTCCGACCCCTGCCACAGCGCTCCAGCCGGTGCTGAAAAAGAGTAGCAAGAACAGCCCCAAAGACGGGCGCTAA
- a CDS encoding circularly permuted type 2 ATP-grasp protein, giving the protein MTNPKDSLLPTDLSESAAQLAAALAPAAASGHFDELRGASAATRCAPSDGLAHNEKTPISIADSADLTSAWADFFDQMGPEGFQDLDRRMQSLQRQVRDNGVTYNVYADADGPQRPWSVDLFPLILSQGDWAHIERGVQQRARLLDRVMADVYGPQELLRRGLLPSALVQGHPGYLRAMHGVQPVGGTHLHIAAFDMARDAQGDWWVVTQRTQAPSGLGYLLENRLLISRLFPEAFRQMHVQRLAATYRALLDGLRKMSPVGPDARIVLLTPGPYNETYFEHAYLARYLGLTLVEGSDLTVRDAHLYLKTLHGLQPVHGILKRLDDEFLDPLELRSDSRLGVPGLLQAIRAGNVLVANAPGSAFLESSALQGFMPALSRHLLGEELALPSLPTWWCGERTAMQAVLPQLAHSVIRPTWPIGQRVPVLGRALSTQDLAQWSQRIQGQGDEYTVQAHLPLSQMPTWQEGPPGHQQDSRIAPRSVMLRVFAVSDGPGSWQVLPGGLARIAAGDSEITSMQRGGSSADVWVLTDGPVDTTTLLAHNQSAPAVVHRSRQVTSRAAENLFWLGRYTERTENVTRLARTTLQCLNGEDQSSQPLLAWLNAMAVSQGLVLPSVPPATQARRVFERSLIAGLTNAAQITSVGYNLRGIVGAASAVRDRLSQEHWNLIVRADAEFFAQRPADAEDGDFSPLDALRQLETLSGRTAAMTGQQTDRMTRDDGWRLLSIGRHLERLGFLAAALESGLQTEAVFDESGFEAMLALFDSTITFHAQYQQRRDMPALLDLLVIDRDNPRSLAWVAQTLRGRIAKIEVAAGTPGESAGRGIPEAGELSLVALCAQDTEGRYAALEQYLGRCVQGVLGLSDVLATRYFTHSADALRHSVGA; this is encoded by the coding sequence GTGACCAACCCCAAAGACAGCCTTTTGCCCACAGATCTCTCCGAAAGCGCGGCCCAGCTGGCGGCCGCGCTGGCACCCGCCGCTGCGTCCGGGCACTTTGACGAGCTGCGTGGCGCCAGTGCGGCCACACGCTGCGCCCCTTCCGACGGCCTTGCGCACAACGAAAAAACTCCTATTTCGATAGCTGATAGCGCAGATCTAACAAGCGCTTGGGCCGATTTTTTCGATCAAATGGGGCCCGAGGGCTTTCAGGACCTGGACCGGCGCATGCAAAGCCTGCAACGGCAGGTGCGCGACAACGGTGTCACCTACAACGTGTATGCCGATGCCGACGGCCCGCAGCGGCCCTGGTCGGTCGATCTGTTCCCGCTCATCCTCTCGCAGGGCGACTGGGCCCACATCGAACGGGGAGTGCAGCAGCGCGCGCGCCTGCTCGACCGTGTGATGGCCGACGTATATGGCCCGCAAGAGCTGCTGCGGCGTGGGCTGCTGCCCAGCGCGCTGGTGCAGGGTCACCCCGGCTATCTGCGCGCCATGCACGGGGTCCAACCCGTCGGTGGCACCCACTTGCACATTGCGGCATTTGACATGGCGCGCGACGCACAGGGGGACTGGTGGGTGGTCACCCAGCGCACCCAGGCGCCGTCAGGCCTGGGCTACCTGCTGGAGAACCGGCTGCTCATCTCGCGCCTGTTCCCCGAGGCGTTCCGCCAGATGCATGTGCAGCGTCTGGCCGCCACCTACCGCGCCCTGCTTGACGGGCTGCGGAAGATGAGCCCAGTGGGGCCGGATGCGCGCATCGTGCTGCTCACGCCCGGCCCGTACAACGAAACCTATTTCGAGCACGCATACCTGGCCCGCTACCTCGGCCTCACGCTGGTAGAGGGCAGCGACCTCACGGTGCGCGATGCGCACCTGTACCTCAAGACGCTGCACGGCCTGCAACCGGTGCACGGCATCTTGAAGCGCCTGGACGACGAGTTTCTGGACCCATTGGAGCTGCGCAGCGACTCACGCCTGGGCGTGCCCGGCCTGCTGCAGGCCATTCGTGCAGGCAACGTGCTGGTGGCCAATGCGCCCGGTTCGGCGTTTCTGGAGTCGTCGGCACTGCAAGGCTTCATGCCTGCGCTGTCGCGCCACCTGCTGGGGGAAGAGCTGGCACTGCCCTCCCTGCCCACCTGGTGGTGCGGCGAACGCACGGCCATGCAGGCAGTGCTGCCACAACTGGCGCACAGCGTGATCCGGCCCACCTGGCCCATAGGGCAGCGGGTGCCGGTGCTTGGCAGGGCGTTGTCGACGCAAGACCTGGCGCAATGGTCCCAGCGCATTCAAGGCCAGGGGGACGAATACACGGTGCAGGCCCACCTTCCCCTGTCGCAGATGCCCACCTGGCAAGAAGGCCCGCCAGGGCATCAGCAGGACAGCCGCATCGCCCCCCGCTCGGTAATGCTGCGGGTGTTTGCCGTATCCGACGGCCCAGGCTCCTGGCAGGTGTTGCCCGGCGGGCTGGCGCGCATTGCCGCCGGTGACAGCGAGATCACGTCCATGCAGCGCGGCGGCAGCAGTGCCGATGTTTGGGTATTGACCGATGGCCCGGTGGACACCACCACGCTGTTGGCCCACAACCAGAGCGCCCCTGCCGTGGTGCACCGCAGCCGCCAGGTGACCAGCCGTGCGGCCGAAAACCTCTTCTGGCTGGGCCGCTACACCGAGCGCACCGAGAACGTCACCCGCCTGGCACGCACAACACTGCAGTGCCTGAACGGCGAGGACCAGTCGTCTCAGCCGCTGCTGGCGTGGCTGAACGCCATGGCCGTGAGCCAGGGGCTGGTGCTGCCCTCTGTACCACCGGCCACGCAGGCGCGGCGCGTGTTCGAGCGCTCGCTCATTGCCGGGCTGACCAATGCCGCACAGATCACCAGCGTGGGCTACAACCTGCGCGGTATTGTGGGCGCTGCCTCTGCCGTGCGCGACCGGCTTTCGCAGGAGCACTGGAACCTGATCGTGCGTGCCGACGCCGAGTTTTTTGCCCAACGCCCCGCCGACGCGGAGGACGGCGACTTTTCGCCGCTGGACGCGTTGCGCCAGCTCGAGACCCTGAGCGGCCGCACCGCCGCCATGACGGGCCAGCAGACCGACCGCATGACCCGCGACGACGGCTGGCGGTTACTGTCCATCGGCCGACACCTGGAGCGGCTGGGTTTTCTGGCCGCCGCGCTGGAAAGTGGTCTCCAGACCGAAGCAGTGTTCGACGAAAGTGGTTTCGAGGCCATGCTTGCGCTGTTCGACAGCACCATCACGTTTCACGCGCAGTACCAGCAGCGGCGTGACATGCCTGCACTGCTGGACCTGCTGGTGATCGACCGGGACAACCCCCGATCCCTGGCCTGGGTCGCGCAAACGCTGCGCGGGCGCATTGCCAAAATCGAGGTTGCGGCAGGCACACCGGGCGAGTCGGCGGGCCGGGGGATTCCAGAAGCGGGCGAGCTGTCTCTGGTGGCCCTGTGCGCGCAGGATACCGAGGGCCGGTATGCAGCCCTGGAGCAGTACCTGGGCCGCTGCGTGCAGGGGGTGCTGGGCCTGTCGGATGTGCTGGCCACACGTTACTTCACACACTCTGCCGATGCGCTGCGGCACAGCGTGGGCGCTTGA